A region from the Acyrthosiphon pisum isolate AL4f chromosome A1, pea_aphid_22Mar2018_4r6ur, whole genome shotgun sequence genome encodes:
- the LOC107884256 gene encoding uncharacterized protein LOC107884256: MDSLVVPDIDILRRWLDQQNITWFECDACQALHLPHMQNFDGVFDAKIDLVDNVILFSALAEVKPTALIPLVGDLSQINASSLTVKAFIDIQDDNLPKLIVCQSISTTAGLTFGQFSHFMKQSEEGVSMVIMEAFANNLLMVGEEEEERQPSSSSHAMLH; the protein is encoded by the coding sequence ATGGATTCACTGGTCGTTCCTGACATCGACATCCTGCGTCGCTGGCTGGATCAACAAAATATCACCTGGTTCGAATGCGATGCCTGTCAGGCACTGCACCTGCCGCACATGCAGAATTTTGACGGGGTGTTTGATGCAAAAATCGACCTGGTGGACAACGTCATCCTCTTCTCGGCTCTCGCGGAAGTGAAACCCACAGCGCTGATTCCTTTGGTCGGCGATTTATCGCAGATCAATGCCAGTTCGCTTACGGTGAAAGCCTTTATCGATATTCAGGATGACAATCTGCCCAAGCTGATTGTCTGCCAGTCGATCAGTACCACTGCCGGCTTAACCTTCGGCCAATTCTCGCACTTTATGAAGCAAAGTGAAGAGGGCGTTTCCATGGTGATCATGGAAGCTTTTGCCAACAATCTTTTGATGGTGGGCGAAGAAGAAGAGGAACGACAGCCCAGTTCCAGCAGTCACGCCATGCTGCACTAA